In one window of Siphonobacter curvatus DNA:
- a CDS encoding cupin domain-containing protein translates to MYPPTRRSFILRLSALAAHRLLSPTLATTSMASSATKPFVIQESEARFGQLYQVLGMELSLKIAGQDTHQQLTMFYGKYHKNDGPPVHVHHGQDEQFYIVEGDFLVQVGEQTYTLHGGDTIFLPREVPHAFLVLSETGKMFFQTSPSGQTEALFKRLSQLPATATLEEIKQVHQKHGVSIVGPRLKN, encoded by the coding sequence ATGTATCCTCCGACACGCCGTTCTTTTATACTGCGTTTATCCGCACTCGCCGCTCATCGCTTGCTTTCGCCTACATTAGCGACTACTTCTATGGCTAGTTCAGCAACCAAACCCTTTGTGATTCAGGAGAGTGAAGCGCGCTTTGGCCAGCTTTATCAGGTTCTGGGCATGGAACTCTCCTTAAAAATAGCCGGTCAGGATACCCACCAGCAGTTGACCATGTTTTATGGCAAGTATCATAAAAACGACGGCCCACCCGTCCATGTTCATCATGGACAGGATGAGCAGTTCTACATCGTCGAAGGCGACTTTCTCGTGCAGGTGGGTGAACAGACTTACACCCTGCACGGGGGCGATACTATCTTTTTACCCAGGGAGGTGCCCCATGCCTTTTTAGTACTCAGTGAAACGGGGAAAATGTTTTTTCAGACCAGTCCAAGTGGCCAAACCGAAGCACTTTTCAAACGCCTGTCTCAATTGCCAGCTACGGCTACGCTGGAAGAGATCAAACAAGTTCACCAGAAGCATGGCGTCAGTATTGTCGGACCGCGGTTAAAAAACTAG
- a CDS encoding chromate resistance protein ChrB domain-containing protein, with amino-acid sequence MKWITRERPKIDRLACPWLIRRFIDPEAEFLFVAESEVLPMASTLDAIPFDVPGAEYTHYERFCTFDYILKKHQLTDPALYRMAPIIRGADTDDHSLASQSPGLWAISAGLAFNITDDQALLAQGFILYDALYTWASQLYQQKHIQTPAEKLLLEIYHTYLDHQKKTKVPDWVHELRQLIDTNLDSTLTLQELAENVNVNPSYLSREFSRYFENTSFTEYLQQQRIDKALHLLRSSAYSLSEIAYLTGFSDQSHFTRVFKKYMDLTPNQFRKKQAKK; translated from the coding sequence ATGAAATGGATTACCCGTGAACGGCCCAAAATTGACCGTTTAGCCTGCCCTTGGCTTATTCGCCGATTCATTGACCCAGAAGCTGAATTTCTCTTTGTCGCTGAATCTGAGGTACTCCCCATGGCTTCAACGTTAGATGCCATACCTTTTGATGTTCCCGGTGCGGAGTATACGCATTATGAACGATTTTGTACGTTTGACTACATCCTTAAGAAACATCAGCTCACGGACCCCGCTCTGTACCGCATGGCTCCCATTATTCGCGGTGCTGATACGGATGATCATTCCCTCGCCAGTCAATCTCCGGGGCTATGGGCCATCTCCGCTGGTCTGGCTTTCAATATCACCGACGATCAAGCGTTACTCGCTCAGGGCTTCATTCTTTACGATGCGTTATATACCTGGGCTAGCCAGCTCTATCAGCAAAAACACATCCAGACTCCCGCTGAAAAGCTCTTACTAGAGATTTATCATACCTATCTGGATCATCAGAAGAAAACCAAAGTCCCCGATTGGGTGCATGAGTTACGGCAGTTGATTGACACTAATCTCGATTCTACGCTTACGCTTCAGGAATTAGCCGAAAACGTGAACGTCAATCCGAGTTACCTCTCCCGTGAATTTTCCCGGTATTTTGAAAACACCTCCTTTACCGAGTATTTGCAACAACAACGCATTGATAAAGCCCTGCACCTGCTTCGCTCTAGTGCCTATTCACTTTCCGAAATTGCGTATCTAACCGGATTTTCCGACCAGAGTCACTTTACCCGGGTTTTTAAAAAGTACATGGACCTAACGCCTAACCAATTCAGAAAAAAGCAGGCTAAAAAGTAA